Genomic segment of Streptomyces zhihengii:
TCGGTCCACTACGGCCGGAAGATCGACGAGGCGAAGGCCCGCTGGGCGGCCCAGGCATCGGCAGGGCCTGACGCTGCGTAACCGGGGTCCCGTCGCGCAGGGTAGCCTCAGGGGTGCCTGCCGCCCGGACCCCGTGGCGCAGACCTCTGACCCGCACATGAAGGAGCCCGCACCGTGAGCCAGCGCACGCTCGTCCTGCTCAAGCCCGACGCCGTACGCCGGGGACTGATCGGGGAGATCATCGGCCGCATCGAGGCCAAGGCCGGCTGGACCATCAGCGCTCTGGAACTGCGCACCCTCGACCAGGCGACGCTGGAGCAGCACTACGGCGAGCACCGGGGCAAGCCGTTCTACGAGCCGCTGGTCGGCTTCATGGCCTCCGGTCCGGTCGTGGCCATGATCGTCGAGGGCGAGCGCGTCATCGAGGGTGTACGCCGCCTGGCGGGTCCGACCGACCCGATCGAGGCGGCTCCCGGGTCCATTCGCGGGGACTTCGGCACCATCGTCCGCGAGAATCTGATCCACGCCTCGGACTCCGAGGAGTCCGCCATTCGGGAGATGAAGATCTTCTTCCCGGAAGCCTGACCGCTTCTCCCGAAAAGGCACGCAATGCCGCTCCGGCCGGGGCTTTCGCTGACGCGCCATCAGTCGCGGGGCGTTCTTGACCTGGGGGCGACCGAAGGAATTTCGGTCGCCCTTCGGTATATGCCGGAGGATTGCGGGAACGCATCGCCCCGACGCATCGTCACCACATACAGAGGTGGACCAGCGCGCCGTATCCGGGTGGACGGCACTACGATGTAAGCCTCCACGCCACAGCACCCACCTCGCCATCCTGATAAGCCATCAACGCTCGATTTGGGAAGGCCAGACGCATCCTCATGGGGAACAACATGTCGTTCATCGGCCGTGACATGGCTGTCGACCTCGGGACCGCCAACACGCTGGTGTACGTCAGAGGCCGGGGGATCGTTCTCAACGAGCCGTCCGTCGTCGCGATCAACACCAACACGGGCGGCATTCTCGCGGTCGGCGCCGAGGCGAAGAAGATGATCGGCCGGACACCGGGCAACATCGTTGCCGTCCGGCCGCTGAAGGACGGCGTCATCGCCGACTTCGAGATCACCGAGCGGATGCTCCGCTACTTCATCCTCAAGATCCACAAGCGCCGCTACCTCGCCAGGCCGCGCGTCGTCGTCTGTGTGCCCTCCGGCATCACGGGCGTCGAGCGCCGCGCGGTCATCGAGGCGTCCACCCAGGCGGGCGCCCGGCAGGTGCACATCATCGAGGAGCCCATGGCCGCGGCCATCGGCTCCGGGCTCCCGGTGCACGAGGCGACGGGCAACATGGTCGTCGACATCGGCGGCGGGACGACCGAGGTCGCCGTGATCTCCCTCGGAGGAATCGTCACGGCACAGTCCATCCGCGTCGCCGGCGACGAACTGGACAACGCGATCATCCAGCACATCAAGAAGGAGTACTCGCTCCTCCTCGGTGAGCGCACCGCCGAGTCCATCAAGATCACCATCGGTTCCGCGTACGACATGGACAAGGACGAGCACACCGAGATCCGGGGCCGCGACCTCGTCTCCGGTCTG
This window contains:
- the ndk gene encoding nucleoside-diphosphate kinase, which codes for MSQRTLVLLKPDAVRRGLIGEIIGRIEAKAGWTISALELRTLDQATLEQHYGEHRGKPFYEPLVGFMASGPVVAMIVEGERVIEGVRRLAGPTDPIEAAPGSIRGDFGTIVRENLIHASDSEESAIREMKIFFPEA
- a CDS encoding rod shape-determining protein — protein: MSFIGRDMAVDLGTANTLVYVRGRGIVLNEPSVVAINTNTGGILAVGAEAKKMIGRTPGNIVAVRPLKDGVIADFEITERMLRYFILKIHKRRYLARPRVVVCVPSGITGVERRAVIEASTQAGARQVHIIEEPMAAAIGSGLPVHEATGNMVVDIGGGTTEVAVISLGGIVTAQSIRVAGDELDNAIIQHIKKEYSLLLGERTAESIKITIGSAYDMDKDEHTEIRGRDLVSGLPKTVVISAAEVRKAIEEPVNAIVDAVKTTLDKCPPELSGDVMDRGIVLTGGGALLRGLDERLRRETGMPIHIAEDPLDSVALGSGKCVEEFEALQQVLDAQPRR